Within the Desulfonatronum thioautotrophicum genome, the region ATCCTGGGACGAATCCCGGCTCAGGTCCGCGGTCAGGTAGTCCATGGTTACGGGGAGGTCCATGTGCAGACTGCGCAGAATTTGGATGCCGATGCGGGCGCGCATGGCCCGGCACTGGAGCAAGTGTCCACCGCAGGTCCTGTCCTGGGAAATAAAGTGCAGATGCACCCCGGGAACGCTCAGAGAGGACATGAACTTGGGGGTGTAGAAGCCGGCCAGGGTGCCGGAGAGATTGTTCATCGCGAATGTGGACTGGTCCCTGGTCGCTTCCACAAGTGGGCGGAAGTGGTCCTGCCGGGGTACGCAACGGGTGCGTACAAACTCAAAATCGCCATCAATTCTGATAGCATACATCATGTTCGGCGAGGGAAAACTGTTCTCCAGCAAGGCCATCAGGGCTTCAAAATCCACGAAACCCGTAACGACCTCCTCAAAAGTCAGCTCCCGAAAAAAACAGGCGCAGGCAAAGGGCGTCAGCACCGCGTCATCCGGTCTGCGCACCTCGCCGGCTCCAGTGATCTGAAAGGCCGTGCCCCCCAACAAGACCAGTTCCCCGTCCAGATCGTTGAATGTGCCCAGGCCGAAATCCCCGTGTTCCTTGAGCTGGCCCAATGTCGTGTTCTGGCGATAAATGCCCTCCACCAGGGCGTTCACCGGGGCGGAAAGATACAGGGTGTCCTGATCCGGCACCCGCGTGGTCACTGCCATACAGACCTCCTCTGTTTTGCGCAGCCGAACTAGCTAAGGATTCCGGCCGGGCCGAATTGATCAATCAGGCTCTGAAAAAAAGCCACGGTCTTGACCAGGCCGTCATCGAGCTTGACCCGCGGCTCCCAGTCAAGCTGTTCTTTGGCCAGGCTGATGTCCGGGCGGCGCCGCTCCGGATCGTCCTTGGGCAATGGCTTGTAAATGATCTCGGAGGAAGAGCCGGTCAGGGCCACCACCTTTTCAGCCAGTTCCTTGATCGTAAACTCTCCGGGATTGCCCAGGTTGACCGGCCCGGTGAACTCATCGGGAGAATCCATGAGTCGCAGAAAGCCCTCGACCAGATCCTCCACATAGCAGAACGATCGGGTCTGGGAGCCGTCGCCGTAGATGGTGATCGGTCTGCCAAGCAGGGCCTGGACAATGAAGTTGGACACGACACGGCCGTCGTTGGGGTGCATCCGTGGCCCGTAGGTGTTGAAAATCCGAGCCACCTTGATGCGCATCTTGTGCTGGCGGTGATAATCGAAAAACAGGGTCTCAGCGCACCGCTTCCCCTCATCATAGCAGGAGCGAGGGCCGATGGGATTGACGTTGCCCCAGTAGCTCTCCGGCTGGGGATGGACCGCTGGGTTGCCGTAAACCTCGGAGGTGGAGGCCTGCATGATTTTGGCCCGAGTGCGCTTGGCCAGCCCGAGCATATTGATGGCCCCATGGACCGAGGTCTTTGTCGTTTGGACTGGATCGTGTTGATAGTGGATCGGCGAGGCGGGACAAGCCAGGTTGTAAATTTCATCCACTTCCACGAAAAGCGGAAAGGTCACGTCATGACGCATGATCTCGAAGTGCTTGTTGTCCATCAGGTGCTCAACGTTCATCCGGGTTCCGGTGAAGTAGTTGTCCAGGCAGAGCACCATGCACCCGCGATCCAAGAGACGTTCACAGAGCCATGATCCCAGAAAGCCGGCCCCGCCGGTGACCAGTACGCGCTTATGGATATGCATGAAATTATCCTTACCGTTGCAGTTGAAGTCTGACGGTCATGGCCTGCCCTGCACGGCTCAGGAGACCGCCTGCCAAGTTTGAAAAGCCGCGAAGATCGCCAAAATGATGAAAAAGATGCCGCTGATGCGGTGCAGCAGGGTGATGGGGATACGTTGCAGCAACGTACAGCCGGCCCAGATCCCCAATGCGGATGTGAGGATCAAGGCCGAAGTGGCACCGGCCCAGACGGCCAGGGGGATGCTGGTGCTGCTCAGACCGACCACGGCCAACTGGGTCTTGTCCCCGAACTCAGCCACGAAGATCAGGGCAAAGGTGACCAGAAAAATGCTGCGCCCACTCGGCGGTTGGGCGCATTCCTGGCCAGGCTCTTCCTGGACCCGCATGGCCTGAATGCCGAAGACCAGAAACAACACCGCCACAATGGCATAGACCATCACTTCCGGAATCCAACTGGCCAGGGCCGCTCCGAAGAGCACCGCCAGGGTGTTCAGAACAACAAAGGCCAGCGTACTGCCGACCATCACCGGCAGAGCCCGGTGCCGGGCGGCCAGGACCATGCAGACCAGCTGACTTTTATCACCGATCTCCGCGGCGAAAATCAGGAAAAAACTGGTAGCCGAGGCAATCAAAAAGTCGATCCCCCCAGCGCTCAGACCAGTGGCACCTATCAGTGCAAGTACGTGCTCCATGGTTTCCTTGGCTCAGAATAGTCACCGAGGGCACGTGCTGTATTCCCGCCACGTCCCGCATCAAAACCCCGTTTTCCCTGTTTGGCCCTCTCTAGCAGGGTCCCTCGATGAAGGGCAAGTGCCCTCTATGCCACGAAGGAGAGGATTCAGACAGGAAAAGCAGCTACCCAAAAAAAGGCCGACATCGCGAGGATGTCGGCCCGAAGAAAAGCGGTAAGGGATAACAACAGACAGATTATTCGTTCAGAGACTCGTACACCTTGCCCACCAGCTTTTCAGATGGGGTCAAGGTTTTCGCTCCCTTGGTCCACTTCGCCGGGCAGGCTTCCGCGGGGTGATCCATCAGGTAGATGTTGGCCTCGACCTTGCGCAGCAATTCATCCGAATTCCGGCCGACATTGTAAAAATTGATCTCAGAGGAAACCAGGACGCCTTCCGGATTGATGATGAACGTCCCGCGCAAGTCCAGACCGGTGTGGCAATCGTAGACGCCGAAATAGCGGGACACCGCACCGTTGGCGTCAGCGGCCATGATGTACCTGACATTTTCCAGCAGCTTCTCGCTGTTGCGCCAAGCCAAGTGGGAAAACTTGGTGTCCGTGGACACGGCGATCACCTCGCAACCCATCTGCTCCAGGGCCGCGTACTTATCCGCCAGGTCGGCCAGTTCCGTTGGGCAGACAAACGTGAAGTCCGCAGGGTAGAAGAACAGCACGACCCACTTCCCGGCCTTGTTCAGTTCCTTGAGGTTCACGGTGCCAAAGGAGCCTTCCTTGGGGTCATAGGTTTCCATCGTGAAATCGCAAACTTTTTTTCCAATCTTCACATGCTCTACCGGCTCATGATGCGGTTTGACGTCGCAACCCATACTACGTTCCTCCGTTTGTATTGTTTTGGTGATTGGTTCGGGATGAAACTCATTGGCTAAAAAATGAATGATTCATATTATCGGCAGAACCGCGAACTGTCAAGTCTTCATGCGGAAAAAAGCAGGGTATGTTTGTTCTCACCAATTTTTTTTGCAAAGACGGCTGGCTTGCCCTGGTTGATCACGCCGCCAACTTTCGTTTTTCGCGGCCTTGGCGTAGGATTATGTCCGTTTTTCACCGGAACCCCACCGGCAAACCAAACAACCCCAAAAAAGCCATGACGCACATGAAGACCGTCTCAGACGACAGGTATTTGGCTGCAGACATCGGCGGCACTTCCAGCCGGTTCGCGATCTTTCATAACCAGTCAGGCAGGTTGCATCGCGAGCAGGTTGTGCGCATCCCCACCAGCGAGGCGACCTCGTTCACCGACCTGCTCGGACAGCTCAAGGCCGGCCCCTTGGGACCGAAACTGGCCGACTGCCGCTCAGGGGCCTTGGCTGTAGCCGGAGCGATTCAGGGCGGGACCCAGGCTGATCCGCCAAACATCCCCTGGGCCATCGATATCCGCTCCATATCAATTTCCGGCATGCCCGACGACCTGATCCTGATAAACGACTTTGCGGCCCAGGCGTATGCCTGCAAAACCCCGGCCCTGGAGAACGGCGTTGTGATCAACGCCGGCAGGCCGGATGAACACGGCATGCTCGGCGTGATCGGCGCGGGGACCGGACTGGGCCACGGCATGCTCGCCCAATTGCCCGAGGGCGGCTTCCTGGTTTTCCCGTCAGAAGCCGGACATGCCGCCTTTGCCTTTGCAAACGCCGAGGAAACGGCCTTTGCCGACTTTGTCCGCCGTGAACAAGGCCTGGAGTACGTGCATGCAGAAGTCATCGTCTCCGGCCAGGGATTGACCCTTCTCCACCAGTTCCATTTTGGACGCCGCCTCAAGCCGGAACAGGTCGCCGCGGCCATGGACGACGATTCGCCGGTGCGGGCCTGGTTTGCCCGGTTCTTCGGCCGGGCCTGTCGGCATTTTGCCCTGAACGTCCTGGCCACCGCGGGCATGGTCGTTGCCGGCGGCGTGGCTGCCAAGAATCCGGACCTGGTTCAGCATCCTGCGTTTCTGCGCGAATTCAAGGACAACCCCAACTACCACGACCTGCTCCAGTCCATTCCGGTAACCCTGAACGTCAATGAGGACAGTGGACTTTGGGGTGCGGCCCTGGCTGCAAAGATGGCTGTCCAGCGCACCGGCTCCGGCTGAAAGAAGTTCAATATCAGCTATCGGATACGTTCCGCATCGTCCTCAGGAACATACGCCAGCTCCCCACTCTGGACCCGCCACAACCCGGCATAGACCCCGCCACGGGCCAACAACTTTTCATGGGTTCCCCGTTCGGCCACGGCCCCTTCCACCAGCACCAGAATTTCGTCACAATGACGGACTGTGGACAATCGATGAGCCACGGCCACGGTCATCCGCCCCTGCTTGAAGCGTTGCAGGTTGGCCTGGATCAGCTCTTCAGTCCGGGTATCCACCGCGGACGTGGCCTCGTCGAGAAGAATCAGGGGCGGATTGCGCAAGACGGCCCTGGCCAGGGAAATCCGCTGCCCCTGGCCGCCGGAAAGTTTCAAACCACGTTCACCGATCACCGTGTCATACCCCTTTGGCAACTGATCGATGAACTCATCCGCTCCGGCCACATGGGCTGCATGGCGGACTGCCTCCAGGTCGGCATCCGGCGATCCCAGGCGGATATTTTCGGCCACCGTGCCGTAAAACAAAAAGGCCTCCTGGGAAACATATCCGATATGGCGACGAAAACTGTGCAATTGTATTCCGGACAAGGGCTGTCCGTTGACCCGGATTTCCCCGGTCAACGGGTCGTAGTAGCGCAGCAGCAATTTGACCAAGGTGCTCTTGCCCGCGCCGGTGGGGCCGACAATGCCCAGTGCGTGCCCCTGCTCCAGGACAAAGTCGATGGAGCGCAGCACGGGTTTGCCCGGAAGGTAGGCAAAGCCGACATTTTGAAAGGAAATACGTTGTGGTTCGTCCTTGAGGGCCACGGCGGTCGGCTGATCCACAACTCGCGGCGTGGTTGCCAGCAGGTCGCAGATTCGCCGGGCCGAGGCTTCGGAACGCTGAATCTGATTGATGAGCATGCCAAAGACGAACAGCGGCAGAACCAGACGGACGGCAAAGAGGATAAAGGTCGTGAAGTCGCCCAGGCTCGGGCCCTGGTCCATGGCGGTCATGCCCGCGCCCACCGTGACCAGCAGGCCAAAGGCCACCCCGGCCACCATGTAGATCAGCGGTATGAACCGCGCCCGCTCCCGCGCGGCGGCAACGGCTGCGTCCACGTACTCCGTGGAGCGCTTGGCCACCTGCCGGAGTTGCTCGACCTCCGCGGTAAACGCCTGGATCACCCCGATCCCCCGGATATTGTTCTCCAATATACTGTTGATCTCGCCCACGGCCATGCGGGCTTTGCGGTACTGCGGCTGGACCCGTACGGCGAAAAAACGCACGGCCAGGATGGCCACGGGCATCGGGGCTAGCAGCAACAAAGCCAAGCGCCAGTCCAGCCAGAACAAGAACGCGTAGACTCCGGTGAAGGTTATGGTCAGCCGGACGATGCTGGTGGTCACGTCGGAGAAGAAGTGCTCCAGGTTGTCCACGTCGTTGGAGGCCACGGCCAGCAGGTCCCCGGTTTGGCGTTCCTCAAAAAAACCGGCATCCATCCGCTGCATGTGTCCGTAGATGGCCAGGCGCAGATCGTGACGGACCTTTTGGGCCATGGAGTCCAGGCAGAAGTCGCTGAGGCTCTGGAATACGGCCAGGGCGAGATAGGTCCCCAGGATCGCGATCCCGAACCAGGCCAAGAGACGAACTTCCAGGCCCGCACCAGCCTGGGTCGTGACCACGTCAACCACCTGGCCGATGATCACCAGAGGCAGCAGGTCAAACAGCCGGGCCAGGGCGTTGAGGCCCAGCCCAAGGCCGATACGCTGCTTATAGGGCGCCACAAAGGGGAAAATCTTCCAAAGGGCGGCACCCATCGGGGCGGACCCGGTTCCGGGACTCCCGGCCACCTCTTGGCCCTGGTCCGCGGCCTGGTCCGCGACCTGGTCATGGGGCAAATTTCCCGCATGGCCCAGACCCTGGTCGGGTCTTGGGGATTCGCGTTGTTTGCGCGCGGTGGACGTCACGGGAAACGGCTATTGCCGAAGGCCGGGCGGAGTCGGACACAGTCCCGCCCCAGAGCCGGGCGGATGCTTTCCCGGGATATCGACGAAGCACGATGCATCCGCCTAGCCCACCAGTCCCAGGCTGCGGAATCGATGCAGGATCTCCTCCTTGGACATGTACCCCTCGAACCGGTAAAGCTCACGACCGGCCTGATCCATGAAAACCAGTGTCGGTACAGTGCGGATGGTCCCGAAAGAGCGACCGATTTCCGGTTGAACGCCGACATCAAAGGTGTATATGGTCAGGTCCGCGGTGTAATCCTGCTCCAGCTCGGCCAAAACGGGTATCATCCGCCGGCAATGAATACAGTTCTCGGTTTTCAGATTCACCAGCCGGGGGAGTTCTCCGGGAACCCCGGGCAAGGCCGGGGCGGGATCCACCTCAGGCCCGAACTGTTGTGACTGGGTGGTGTACTGTTGGATCAGGGCCACGGAGGCGAACAGGACCACAAGGACAATGGCGATTCCGGCCTTTGAGTATGAAGTCATAAGTATCTTGTGGGGTTGCTGGTTGAAAAAACACTTTAGCCTCTTGGGCGGTTCCCTAGTCCGAGGTCAACAGCCCGAGCGTGCGCAGCTTCTTGTAGAGGTAGCTGCGCTCCATGCCGATGGTTTCCGCAAGCCTGGTCACGCTGCCGTTGCAGCCGTTCAGTTTGTCTTCCAAAAATTTGGCCTCGAATTGGGCCCGGGCCGCTTTGAAGTCCACCGGCCAGTCGCCCTCAGGAAGAATACCGCCACAACCACAGCCGGAGAAACATTCCGGAGCCAGCATTTCCGGCGGGAGCATGTCCGGCTGGATGACCTGTCCAGGATACATGATGCACAGCCGCTCCAGAAAATTCTTCAGTTCGCGGACATTTCCGGGCCATGGATAGCGCTGCAGCGTGGACATGGTTTCCTGGGGAAACCGCAAAGGCTTGAACCCCTGGGTTTTGGTCAGCCCCTCCATGAAATCGGCCAGAAGCAGGGGGATATCCGCCACACGACGACGCAAGGGCGGAACGTGCAAGGGAAAAACCTTTAACCGGTAATAGAGATCCTCCCGAAAGCGTCCGGCACGGATTTCCTCAGGTAAATTCTTGTTCGTGGCCGCGATCACCCGGACATCCACCTGGATGGTCTTGCGCCCGCCAACCCGCTCAAAGCGCTGTTCCTGCAGGATGCGTAAAATCTTGGCCTGGGTCTTCAGGCTCATGTCGCCGATTTCATCCAGGAACAAGGTTCCGCCATGGGCCAATTCGAACTTGCCCACCTGGGAGCGGTCGGCACTGGTAAAGGCCCCGCGTTCGTGTCCGAAAAGCTCGCTCTCGATCAGCTCCTCGGGAATGGCCGCGCAGTTCACCTCCACCAGAGGCTTTTGTCCCCTGTGGCTGAACTGATGCAGGGACCTAGCCACGATCTCCTTGCCCGTTCCGTTCTCCCCGGTAATCAGCACCCAGGCTTCCGTGGGCGCGACCTGACGCACCTGTTGCTGCAGTTGCTGAATCTGCGGCGTCTCTCCCGTCAGCTCCCGGACCCGGGTGATGCGGATCTGGCTGCGCAGGACCATGTTTTCCTGGCGCAGCTCCTTGAATTCAATGGCCTTGGCCGTGGTGACCAAGACCTTTTCCAGGGAAAGGGGCTTTTCAATAAAATCAAAGGCCCCTTTTTTGATGGCTGCCACCGCGGTTTCGATATTGCCGTGGCCGGAAATCATGATCATCGGCAGATGCGGCGCGGTGCCGTGAACGTGCTCCAGAACCTCCAGCCCGTCCATCCCCGGAAGCCAGATATCCAGAAAGCACAGATCCGGATCCGCCTCGGCCAGCACCTCCACTCCCTGCTCCCCGCTGGCCGCCTCCAACACCTCATGCCCTTCATCCTCCAGGATGCCGCGCAACGTGGTGCGGATGTCCGCTTCATCATCAACAATGACGATCTGGGCCATGGCTGTCCTCATGAGGAAGAAAAAAAGCCGCGACGGTCGGCAAGGTCATGGGCAGTAGCCCTCCTTGCGGGCAAACTCCAGCGTGGTGCAGCGGCCCAGTGCGCAGGCCGCCCGCAAATCCTCGCATCCTTGGGTCAGGTGGCCGAGCTGCAGCAAAACCATCCCCCGGTTGTTCAGGGTGCCGGAGTGGTTGGCATCCAAACGGAGCACCCGCGTATAATCTTCGATGGCTTCAGCGAACTGCTCCAACTCCTGGTGAGCCAGACCGCGCCCCAACAGGGCCTGGAGATGATCAGGGTTCCGGCGCAGAGTCTGGGTGAAATCGGCAATGGCCCGTTGATGATCACCAGCCAGGGCTTGCAGCGAAGCGCGGTGAAAATGAACCTGGGGATCCCCGGGGGCCAGACGCAGAGCAGTATTGAAGTCGTTGAGCGCCGAACTCAGATCCCCCATGGCCCCGTGGGTCACCCCCCGTTCCAAGTGGGCCTCAGCTGTGGGCTGCAACATGATGACCCGGTTCAGGTCCGCCATGGCGCGATCCAGACTGCCCAACTCCCGCAGACTTTTCCCCCGACCGAACAGGCCGTCAACGGACTGTTGGTCCAGGGAGACGGCAACATCGAAGTCTGCCAGGGCCTGCTGAATATTCCCCGCTGCAAGCAAGAGCCTCCCGCGCTGCAAGCGGCCCTGAAGGTGGGAGGGAAACGCGCGTAACAGACGGTTCAAATCCTCAAGGGCCTGCGACTGATCCCCGGATTCGAGTCGGACCCGAGCTATTCCGAACAGGGCGCGCTCCTCCTCTGGAGCTAAATGGAGCGCATTCTCGAAATCGAGGGCAGACCGGTTCCAGTTGCCCAGTGTGGCATAGGCTTCGCCACGTAGCAGCAAGGCCTGGACACTGTCTGAACGCAGTCGCAAGGCCTGATCCAGGTCGACCACTGCCCGGGGAGCGGACCCCTTGGCCAGCCAATGCCGGGCCCGGGCAAGATAGAGTGCCGCGTTGCGAGGATCATCAGCCAAGGCCTGGTTCAGTTCGTCAAGCGACATGTGCGCAAAGGTCTCGGGCATTTCCTCCAGGGGGTAGTTTGCGCCGGCGAAACAGGCCGAGCTGGCCAGCAGCGCCAGAATTCCCGCAAACAGGCCCAGGATGCGCAATACACGGCTACCGGCCAGGCGTTGAAGGGAGGGTAAGAGGATTGGTGTACGGTACATGGAACGGCCCTCATTGGCGTTTCCAAATCGTCACGAAAAGGAAAATGTGCCGTACCAGGAGGAAAAAAGCAAATTTGGCCCATGGCCACGCAGGGCAATTTTGTTCTCACGTAACTATATGAAATTTTTGAAGCTGACTTGCCCTGTTTGGGACGGATCGATCGGCTTCGCCTGTTTGGCTGAATCAGGAATCGTTCATCAAGCCGTTGCTGGGTGCCAAGAGCACAACTTCCTGTTTTTATAGCGCATCGGCTTGATGTTCCGAGACCGGTTAAGGAGTTTCGAGCCGTTCCAGACAGGGCAAGTCAGCCGTCTTTGCAAGAAAAATTGGTGAGACCAAAAATGCCCTGAATGGTCACAAACGAACTAGCGCACCAGCACGCCATCCGGCGGAGAGAAGGTAAACAGCGCGGGGTCCAGTTCCAGGTTGAGCTCCAGGTTATGCAGGGAGACCTGATTGACATTGCCGTAGAAATCCACGGCCCGCACCTGTTTCAGCAGAAAAGTTTCCGGGTCCACCCGGATCAAGGCCTCCACC harbors:
- a CDS encoding sigma-54-dependent transcriptional regulator, with translation MAQIVIVDDEADIRTTLRGILEDEGHEVLEAASGEQGVEVLAEADPDLCFLDIWLPGMDGLEVLEHVHGTAPHLPMIMISGHGNIETAVAAIKKGAFDFIEKPLSLEKVLVTTAKAIEFKELRQENMVLRSQIRITRVRELTGETPQIQQLQQQVRQVAPTEAWVLITGENGTGKEIVARSLHQFSHRGQKPLVEVNCAAIPEELIESELFGHERGAFTSADRSQVGKFELAHGGTLFLDEIGDMSLKTQAKILRILQEQRFERVGGRKTIQVDVRVIAATNKNLPEEIRAGRFREDLYYRLKVFPLHVPPLRRRVADIPLLLADFMEGLTKTQGFKPLRFPQETMSTLQRYPWPGNVRELKNFLERLCIMYPGQVIQPDMLPPEMLAPECFSGCGCGGILPEGDWPVDFKAARAQFEAKFLEDKLNGCNGSVTRLAETIGMERSYLYKKLRTLGLLTSD
- a CDS encoding UDP-glucuronic acid decarboxylase family protein, coding for MHIHKRVLVTGGAGFLGSWLCERLLDRGCMVLCLDNYFTGTRMNVEHLMDNKHFEIMRHDVTFPLFVEVDEIYNLACPASPIHYQHDPVQTTKTSVHGAINMLGLAKRTRAKIMQASTSEVYGNPAVHPQPESYWGNVNPIGPRSCYDEGKRCAETLFFDYHRQHKMRIKVARIFNTYGPRMHPNDGRVVSNFIVQALLGRPITIYGDGSQTRSFCYVEDLVEGFLRLMDSPDEFTGPVNLGNPGEFTIKELAEKVVALTGSSSEIIYKPLPKDDPERRRPDISLAKEQLDWEPRVKLDDGLVKTVAFFQSLIDQFGPAGILS
- a CDS encoding glucokinase, coding for MKTVSDDRYLAADIGGTSSRFAIFHNQSGRLHREQVVRIPTSEATSFTDLLGQLKAGPLGPKLADCRSGALAVAGAIQGGTQADPPNIPWAIDIRSISISGMPDDLILINDFAAQAYACKTPALENGVVINAGRPDEHGMLGVIGAGTGLGHGMLAQLPEGGFLVFPSEAGHAAFAFANAEETAFADFVRREQGLEYVHAEVIVSGQGLTLLHQFHFGRRLKPEQVAAAMDDDSPVRAWFARFFGRACRHFALNVLATAGMVVAGGVAAKNPDLVQHPAFLREFKDNPNYHDLLQSIPVTLNVNEDSGLWGAALAAKMAVQRTGSG
- a CDS encoding thioredoxin family protein; protein product: MTSYSKAGIAIVLVVLFASVALIQQYTTQSQQFGPEVDPAPALPGVPGELPRLVNLKTENCIHCRRMIPVLAELEQDYTADLTIYTFDVGVQPEIGRSFGTIRTVPTLVFMDQAGRELYRFEGYMSKEEILHRFRSLGLVG
- a CDS encoding tetratricopeptide repeat protein, which encodes MYRTPILLPSLQRLAGSRVLRILGLFAGILALLASSACFAGANYPLEEMPETFAHMSLDELNQALADDPRNAALYLARARHWLAKGSAPRAVVDLDQALRLRSDSVQALLLRGEAYATLGNWNRSALDFENALHLAPEEERALFGIARVRLESGDQSQALEDLNRLLRAFPSHLQGRLQRGRLLLAAGNIQQALADFDVAVSLDQQSVDGLFGRGKSLRELGSLDRAMADLNRVIMLQPTAEAHLERGVTHGAMGDLSSALNDFNTALRLAPGDPQVHFHRASLQALAGDHQRAIADFTQTLRRNPDHLQALLGRGLAHQELEQFAEAIEDYTRVLRLDANHSGTLNNRGMVLLQLGHLTQGCEDLRAACALGRCTTLEFARKEGYCP
- a CDS encoding TMEM165/GDT1 family protein; amino-acid sequence: MEHVLALIGATGLSAGGIDFLIASATSFFLIFAAEIGDKSQLVCMVLAARHRALPVMVGSTLAFVVLNTLAVLFGAALASWIPEVMVYAIVAVLFLVFGIQAMRVQEEPGQECAQPPSGRSIFLVTFALIFVAEFGDKTQLAVVGLSSTSIPLAVWAGATSALILTSALGIWAGCTLLQRIPITLLHRISGIFFIILAIFAAFQTWQAVS
- a CDS encoding ABC transporter ATP-binding protein, which gives rise to MTSTARKQRESPRPDQGLGHAGNLPHDQVADQAADQGQEVAGSPGTGSAPMGAALWKIFPFVAPYKQRIGLGLGLNALARLFDLLPLVIIGQVVDVVTTQAGAGLEVRLLAWFGIAILGTYLALAVFQSLSDFCLDSMAQKVRHDLRLAIYGHMQRMDAGFFEERQTGDLLAVASNDVDNLEHFFSDVTTSIVRLTITFTGVYAFLFWLDWRLALLLLAPMPVAILAVRFFAVRVQPQYRKARMAVGEINSILENNIRGIGVIQAFTAEVEQLRQVAKRSTEYVDAAVAAARERARFIPLIYMVAGVAFGLLVTVGAGMTAMDQGPSLGDFTTFILFAVRLVLPLFVFGMLINQIQRSEASARRICDLLATTPRVVDQPTAVALKDEPQRISFQNVGFAYLPGKPVLRSIDFVLEQGHALGIVGPTGAGKSTLVKLLLRYYDPLTGEIRVNGQPLSGIQLHSFRRHIGYVSQEAFLFYGTVAENIRLGSPDADLEAVRHAAHVAGADEFIDQLPKGYDTVIGERGLKLSGGQGQRISLARAVLRNPPLILLDEATSAVDTRTEELIQANLQRFKQGRMTVAVAHRLSTVRHCDEILVLVEGAVAERGTHEKLLARGGVYAGLWRVQSGELAYVPEDDAERIR
- the budA gene encoding acetolactate decarboxylase, producing the protein MAVTTRVPDQDTLYLSAPVNALVEGIYRQNTTLGQLKEHGDFGLGTFNDLDGELVLLGGTAFQITGAGEVRRPDDAVLTPFACACFFRELTFEEVVTGFVDFEALMALLENSFPSPNMMYAIRIDGDFEFVRTRCVPRQDHFRPLVEATRDQSTFAMNNLSGTLAGFYTPKFMSSLSVPGVHLHFISQDRTCGGHLLQCRAMRARIGIQILRSLHMDLPVTMDYLTADLSRDSSQDLRQAELEQKQ
- a CDS encoding peroxiredoxin, encoding MGCDVKPHHEPVEHVKIGKKVCDFTMETYDPKEGSFGTVNLKELNKAGKWVVLFFYPADFTFVCPTELADLADKYAALEQMGCEVIAVSTDTKFSHLAWRNSEKLLENVRYIMAADANGAVSRYFGVYDCHTGLDLRGTFIINPEGVLVSSEINFYNVGRNSDELLRKVEANIYLMDHPAEACPAKWTKGAKTLTPSEKLVGKVYESLNE